In Rhineura floridana isolate rRhiFlo1 chromosome 1, rRhiFlo1.hap2, whole genome shotgun sequence, the following proteins share a genomic window:
- the TIGD5 gene encoding tigger transposable element-derived protein 5 encodes MAGGQDALLPAVEGTEDPGSPEGDRRSPTKLLAPATPDEPADALPGAPLLCQRGGSADAIAPSPLSVSKMAFRRAYSIKDKLQAIERVKKGERQASVCRDFGVPGGTLRGWLKDENKLRWFLDQLGGEVGTHRKKMRLANEEEIDRAVYTWFLTLRQHGVPLSGPIIQAQAEAFARQIYGPECTFKASHGWFWRWQKRHGISSQRIYGEGGSLGATGDTPALKYEMDTSSPSSAFSDPATSLMSPPAAALSDGGGYSDDQIYNANITGLYWKLLPGQARCPPQSPLCRRLGVKDRVTVLLAANLTGTHKLKPLVVGGVQDPPCLRHHDQEKLPACYHYSPEARLRSSLLRIWFFDTFVPCVKHFLHRNCLQQKAVLLLSCPTSPEDPHQLQTPDGSIRALLLSKSTGGSLGGGGRISTPLEQGVVSAFKQLYKQELLRLAVSCLAKGDGAGMSGGDGSVDFVRSFLLKDMLYLTGLSWELIPPGCIEKCWLLRLRAAYEPRSGEEEEPEEAPAAVDSLVFNDLAHLAALACKCLAPEEMAEWLHLDDMVPEEEEGEGDEGSSGCGDEEEEMVVADVGGSGNEGGSYPPVPTGQEAIQGLQKALRWLESQDPQEVGTLKLVQLRSFISMAQRLQQTAASDS; translated from the coding sequence ATGGCAGGGGGCCAGGATGCCCTCCTCCCTGCAGTGGAAGGGACTGAGGACCCAGGCAGCCCTGAGGGGGACCGACGCTCACCTACAAAACTGCTGGCACCAGCAACACCAGATGAGCCTGCCGATGCCTTGCCGGGTGCCCCTCTCCTGTGCCAGCGTGGTGGCAGCGCTGATGCCATTGCCCCTTCGCCACTCTCTGTGTCAAAGATGGCTTTCCGTCGGGCCTACTCCATCAAGGACAAACTGCAGGCCATAGAGCGGGTGAAGAAAGGCGAGCGGCAGGCCTCCGTGTGCCGGGACTTTGGAGTGCCCGGGGGCACCCTTAGGGGCTGGCTTAAAGATGAAAATAAGCTGCGCTGGTTCCTGGACCAGCTGGGGGGCGAGGTGGGCACCCACCGCAAGAAGATGCGCCTGGCTAATGAGGAGGAGATTGACCGCGCCGTCTACACTTGGTTCCTCACCCTGCGCCAACACGGTGTGCCGCTCTCTGGGCCTATCATTCAGGCCCAAGCAGAAGCCTTTGCGAGGCAGATTTATGGGCCTGAGTGCACCTTTAAGGCCAGCCACGGATGGTTCTGGCGGTGGCAAAAGAGACACGGCATCTCCAGTCAGCGCATTTACGGTGAGGGAGGCAGCCTTGGTGCCACAGGTGATACACCTGCCCTGAAATATGAAATGGACACAAGTTCCCCCAGTTCAGCCTTCTCTGATCCCGCTACATCGCTGATGTCACCACCTGCTGCTGCCCTGTCAGATGGCGGAGGTTATAGCGATGACCAAATCTATAATGCCAACATCACTGGGCTTTATTGGAAGCTACTGCCAGGCCAAGCCCGTTGTCCCCCACAATCTCCCTTGTGTCGTCGGTTGGGAGTGAAAGACCGAGTCACAGTGCTGTTAGCTGCAAACCTGACAGGCACTCACAAACTGAAACCACTGGTGGTGGGAGGTGTGCAGGACCCACCCTGTCTCCGTCACCATGATCAGGAGAAGCTTCCGGCTTGCTATCACTACAGTCCTGAGGCCCGGCTCAGGTCTAGCCTTCTCCGCATTTGGTTCTTTGACACTTTTGTGCCGTGTGTGAAACATTTTCTGCACCGTAACTGCCTCCAGCAGAAAGCTGTACTTCTACTTAGCTGTCCCACATCCCCCGAGGATCCGCACCAGCTTCAAACTCCAGATGGATCCATCCGAGCCCTCCTTCTTTCCAAGTCAACTGGGGGCTCATTGGGAGGGGGAGGCCGTATTTCGACACCCCTGGAGCAGGGCGTGGTGTCAGCCTTCAAGCAGTTGTATAAGCAGGAACTGTTGCGGTTGGCTGTGTCATGCTTAGCGAAAGGAGATGGTGCAGGGATGTCTGGTGGGGATGGCTCCGTGGACTTTGTTCGTTCCTTTCTCCTCAAGGATATGCTGTACCTAACTGGCCTTTCTTGGGAGCTTATCCCACCTGGCTGCATTGAGAAATGCTGGCTACTTAGATTACGAGCTGCCTATGAACCCCGCTCTGGAGAAGAGGAAGAGCCGGAAGAGGCCCCTGCTGCTGTCGACAGCTTGGTCTTCAATGACCTTGCACATCTGGCTGCCCTTGCATGCAAGTGCCTTGCTCCAGAAGAGATGGCTGAGTGGCTTCACTTAGATGACATGGtcccagaggaagaggaaggcgaaGGGGATGAGGGGTCTTCCGGCTGTGGAGATGAGGAGGAAGAGATGGTTGTGGCAGATGTTGGAGGTAGCGGGAACGAGGGAGGCAGCTATCCTCCAGTGCCTACCGGCCAGGAAGCAATACAAGGCTTGCAGAAAGCCTTGCGCTGGCTAGAGAGCCAGGATCCCCAGGAAGTTGGGACACTGAAGCTAGTACAGCTTCGGTCCTTCATCAGCATGGCCCAACGGCTGCAGCAGACAGCTGCCTCTGACTCTTGA